Within Candidatus Thorarchaeota archaeon, the genomic segment GAGGTCAAAGAGCTAGGAATTCGTGTTGGTGATCCAGCCGTCCCCTATGCCACGTTCAGGACTATGGAGCGTATCCGAAAAGAGAAGAAGGACCCGAAGGACGAAAAGTCTGAGACGGTAGAACGTAATGTGACGGTGGCTGTATCAAAGGCATTTGATGATCGAGTTGGTGTCTTTATAGCTCTAGAGGCTCTCCGAAGGATCTCTGAGCAAGGTATCTCGTTGCCCAATACTGTCTACTTTGTATCTACAGTCCAAGAAGAGGTCGGTCTCAGAGGAGCTCGAACAGCCGCCCAAAAGATTCTGCCTGATGTTGGGTTCTCACTGGATGTTGATATCTCCGGAGATGTTCCTGGCGCAGAGGGTCTTGTGCAAAAGATGGGTAAAGGGGTTTCCATCTCGGCCGGTGATGGCTCAATGATCCCAAATCCACGTCTAAGAAACTTTGTTCTGAGTATTGCAGAGGACAAGAATATTCGTCATCAACCTGCCTTTTTGAAAGCAGGTGGGACTGATGCGGGAATTATCCATCTCACCGGAATGGGTGCGCCCTCACTCTTTATTGGTATACCCACTCGACATATTCACTCGCATCACTCAATACTTGATCTCAGCGATGTTGAGGCTGCCGTTGATCTTCTTGTTGAAGTCTTGCAGAAGCTTGACGAGTCAACTGTCAAAGGCTTTACCGAATTGTAAAAATAAGAGAAACCTGCACTTAGCCGTGCAGGTCCTTTTTTTATCATACGAGCAGACTAGCGCTCACGTTTTCCTTCAATAAATTCGTCTACTCTCTTTCTGGCCTCAAAGTCATCAATCTGATAGCGTGGATGTTTGAAGCTGTACGAACTGATGCTTGAGAGTTCTCCGCCAATACCACGGTCAAGGGCGATCTTGACGGCTCTGACAACATCGATGATTACTCCACCGCTATTCGGTGAGTCTTGGACTGAGAGTTTCAGACTAAGGTCTAATGGGAGATCCCCAAATGCCTTGGCACGCATACTGATGTAACAGACTTTGTTGTCACCGAGGAATGGTACATAGTCGCTCGGGCCAATTTTGGTGGGGAGCTCATAGTCTACGCAACTGGTGACTGCCTCAGTCTTACTGACTCTCTTTGTCTTGAGCCGCTCTTCCACCTGCATATTCTCAAAGTCTGTATTGCCACCAATATTGAGCTGATATGTATTCTCGATGATCAGTCCACGTTTATCGTACAGTTGGGCAAGGACTCTGTGAAGAATAGTTGCACCCAGTTGGCTCTTGACATCATCCCCTGCACATGGGATGCCTCTCTTTGCGAACTCGCGGGCATATTCACTGGTGGGGTCGGAGACAATGAACTCCGGAATCGCATTGATGAATGCAATACCCGCATCTAGTGCCGCCTGTGCATATATCCGGGATCCCTCTCGACTGCCAACAGGAAGATAATTGATGAGAACATCTGCCTTCGTGCGCCTGAGTTCTTCGGCCACATCGACTGGTTCAATCTCACTCTCATCGTATGTGTAGAACGACTCTCTCATATGAGGTGCTACGCCGTCTGAGATAGGTCCTGGCAAAACCTTAGCTCCGGTCTTTGGAACATCAGGAGCAAATTTCCAACACTTGTTAGGCTCAATCCATATCGCGTCTGCGATATCTTTTCCTATCTTGTGTTTGTTCACCTCAAAGGCCGCGACGAATTTCAGGTCCTTTGGGAAGTATCCACCAAAATCAACATGCATCAGACCTGGGACTTCTTCGTCAGTCTTTGCATCTCTATAATAATGCACTCCTTGGATAAGTGCAGAGGCACAATTCCCAAGTCCTGCAATTGCAACACGAATCTCACCCATGAGGTTTCACCATCATAAAGTATTCTCTGGTCATAGAATAGTTCATTCTTTTAAAACTATCGAGGTGGTCATTTTAGTCTGATTCTTCAGTTTCGGGAGCAACATACTTGGAATAGAGCATCTTTCGTGCAGTACTCACGGTCTTTGGACCTATGCCGGGGATTTCTGTCCACTCGTCAGTGCGAGTGATAACTTCTATGGGGCCACCGAATTTTTTCAGTAGGCTTCTTGCACGGACCACATTGATCCCTGTGATTCCAGCAATGAAGAACTCTTGCTCCTCAGAAAAATTATCTCTACTCTTTCGTGTACGGATGACTGGCAGGCGTTTGCCCTTCGGATGTGATTTCTCATCCCTTGGGAACAGAACGTTGAACAGCAGTCCCGCAGAATGTAAAGCGTTGTAGCCTTCAATCACCTCAATCCCCTGTTCTCTTATGGACTCGATCAGTGCATCCAGAGAGGAGGGGTGAATGTAGTTGACGGTTTCCATGGTGACGACGTATGGCCTGCCTTTTGTCTGGGTTGTTTTGAATGGCACGTAAATGCAGCCTTTTACAGGATCTCTTCGAATTGAGAGGATGTTTTCTATGAGCAGGTATGGCCGCTCATAGACCAAGAGACCTTCAATCTGTCTTGTCAGGCGTGGTGCGCCTGTCGAGCTTCCCTTTAATGTGTTGACGAGATCGCTGACGGTCTTTCTCTCGATTGCCACCCCCTCTGGACCAAGAATATCCCCGATTGGGATCTGTTCTACAACATATTTGATGCTTTCCTTGTCCAACATGGCCATGAGATGCTTAACCGAGTTTTGTCGCTTCCCCTTTAATTCGTGCACATCGATCACGATTTCGGGGATGTTCCCAAAGAGATCCGATTGCATTCTACTCATCTTCAAACAAAGTCATTACTGCGGCCATGGAGACCTCTCTGGCAAGATTTTGGTCGTCAGATGATCCAATGACAATGACATCACTGTCTTTTGGCCGAAGGCTCTCTAATATCAGAAGGGTCTCCTTTTCGTTTGATAATAGAATATTGAAATCATCCGGAGGCATGGTCAAGAGGCCTCCTCTCATTACGAGTGTGGTGGCTCCTGCTTTACCTCTCCCTCCTTGGATAATGGCCTCATCACGTTGATGAATCCCATCACTTACCTTCGACGCTCTCCCCCTGACAAGATTGGCATAGTCGTATTTGTAGACAGTGAGGTCTCCAAGATCGAGAAAGAGTCCCAATGGAATATCTCTGATCATTGCCTCGAATATCTCATTTCCTCTCTTGGTCAGACGTTGACCACGGCGCCCCTCAGCTGTAATAAGACCTCCCTCGGTCAGTCGTTTCAGTAGCGTGCGTACACTCCCCTCGCCTATCGATATGTTCTGGCACATCTCATAGCGTCCTAAGGGCTGTTGGCGGCCGATCATGACAAGTACGACGGCAACATGGTACGGTTTGAAGACTGGAGGAACCCTTCCATCTGCTGGTTGTGCCAGTGTTTCAATAATTTTTTTCCATGTCGCCACAGTGATAACCTCTCTCTAATGTGACTTCGACTGTGCTTTTTATTCTTCGGTCTTAAGTTCTAGAACCCCCTGTCGGTTCCAGATCTGATCTATAAACTGAAGAATGACCCCATGCTCGAGTCTTGGAATCACCAGACCAAAGAGAAGCCCATTTGAGATGACGTGCACGACCATGAATGGAGTGCCCCCAATC encodes:
- a CDS encoding M42 family metallopeptidase, whose product is MSDNKLDLKFLETLCNAFGPSGHEHEIQTLVRDYGSKFADEVTYDRLGSVIFRKGNAGPKIMLAGHADEVGFVITDIDKNGFLRFHQLGGWWDQTLLTQEVLIRPSKSDKKVIGVIGAPPPHILPAEMRNKVVTKDKMYIDIGCSSEEEVKELGIRVGDPAVPYATFRTMERIRKEKKDPKDEKSETVERNVTVAVSKAFDDRVGVFIALEALRRISEQGISLPNTVYFVSTVQEEVGLRGARTAAQKILPDVGFSLDVDISGDVPGAEGLVQKMGKGVSISAGDGSMIPNPRLRNFVLSIAEDKNIRHQPAFLKAGGTDAGIIHLTGMGAPSLFIGIPTRHIHSHHSILDLSDVEAAVDLLVEVLQKLDESTVKGFTEL
- a CDS encoding inositol-3-phosphate synthase codes for the protein MGEIRVAIAGLGNCASALIQGVHYYRDAKTDEEVPGLMHVDFGGYFPKDLKFVAAFEVNKHKIGKDIADAIWIEPNKCWKFAPDVPKTGAKVLPGPISDGVAPHMRESFYTYDESEIEPVDVAEELRRTKADVLINYLPVGSREGSRIYAQAALDAGIAFINAIPEFIVSDPTSEYAREFAKRGIPCAGDDVKSQLGATILHRVLAQLYDKRGLIIENTYQLNIGGNTDFENMQVEERLKTKRVSKTEAVTSCVDYELPTKIGPSDYVPFLGDNKVCYISMRAKAFGDLPLDLSLKLSVQDSPNSGGVIIDVVRAVKIALDRGIGGELSSISSYSFKHPRYQIDDFEARKRVDEFIEGKRER